The Solibacillus sp. FSL W7-1464 genome contains a region encoding:
- the atpF gene encoding F0F1 ATP synthase subunit B: MFLDYLVLGAGNTGINLGDAIATLVIFLGLMALLKKFAWGPLMGIMREREELVASGIDAAEKAKKETQALLEEQKSLLKEARTEAQSIIENAKKQGEATREEIVVTARAEANRLKESAVRDIEAEREKAIAAVREEVVSLSVLAASKVLGKEISEADNSALIKETIAKAGEAK; encoded by the coding sequence GTGTTTTTAGACTATCTTGTACTAGGTGCAGGTAACACTGGCATTAACTTAGGTGATGCTATTGCTACATTAGTGATTTTCTTAGGTTTAATGGCACTTCTTAAAAAGTTCGCTTGGGGTCCTTTAATGGGTATCATGCGCGAGCGTGAAGAGTTAGTTGCGAGCGGTATCGATGCAGCTGAAAAAGCTAAAAAAGAAACACAAGCACTATTAGAAGAACAAAAGAGCCTTCTTAAGGAAGCTCGCACAGAAGCGCAATCAATTATTGAGAACGCTAAAAAGCAAGGCGAAGCAACTCGCGAGGAAATCGTGGTAACTGCACGCGCTGAAGCGAACCGTCTAAAAGAATCTGCTGTTCGTGATATCGAAGCAGAAAGAGAAAAAGCAATCGCTGCTGTACGTGAAGAAGTAGTTTCATTATCAGTACTTGCTGCATCTAAAGTTCTTGGGAAAGAAATTTCTGAAGCAGACAATAGCGCACTAATTAAAGAAACGATTGCGAAGGCAGGCGAAGCGAAATGA
- a CDS encoding F0F1 ATP synthase subunit delta translates to MSQSTVANRYAQAMYELALSKNLLAEVGADLREIKTVVATNKEFMALLTAPKISTDRKKELIAQILTGAQPIVVNMIQFLIEKKRLSELTAVADQYQALSAAAQGTADAKVYSTRELTDGERAEISAAFGKLVGKGQLNITNIIDASLIGGVRVQIGNYIFDSTVASKLEDLKRVLVG, encoded by the coding sequence ATGAGTCAATCGACTGTAGCAAATCGCTATGCTCAAGCAATGTATGAACTAGCATTAAGCAAAAACCTTCTTGCTGAAGTAGGTGCAGATTTACGTGAGATCAAAACAGTAGTGGCTACAAACAAAGAGTTTATGGCTTTACTAACTGCTCCGAAAATTTCTACTGACCGTAAGAAAGAGCTTATCGCTCAAATTTTAACGGGTGCACAGCCTATCGTTGTAAATATGATTCAATTCTTAATTGAAAAGAAACGTTTAAGCGAATTAACAGCTGTAGCAGACCAATATCAAGCATTATCAGCTGCCGCTCAAGGTACTGCAGATGCAAAAGTTTACTCGACGCGTGAATTAACAGATGGCGAGCGTGCAGAAATTTCTGCTGCATTCGGCAAGTTAGTCGGCAAAGGGCAACTTAATATTACAAACATTATCGATGCGTCATTAATTGGTGGCGTACGCGTTCAAATCGGCAACTACATTTTCGACAGCACTGTAGCGTCTAAGCTAGAGGACTTAAAACGAGTATTAGTTGGCTAA
- the atpA gene encoding F0F1 ATP synthase subunit alpha, with protein sequence MGIKAEEISSLIKQQIEGYQSELKVSEVGTVITVGDGIARAHGLDNAMAGELLEFSNGVMGMAQNLEEGNVGIVILGDYLGIKEGDEVRRTGRIMEVPVGEALIGRVVNPLGMPVDGLGPINTTKSRPIESPAFGVMARKSVHEPLQTGIKAIDALVPIGRGQRELIIGDRQVGKTSVAIDTILNQQGEDMICIYVAIGQKESTVRNVVETFRKHGALDYTIVVTASASQPAPLLYLAPFAGVSMAEEFMLDGKHVLIVYDDLTKQASAYRELSLLLRRPPGREAYPGDVFYLHSRLLERAAKLNETYKNGSITALPFVETQAGDISAYIPTNVISITDGQIFLQSDLFNSGVRPAINAGLSVSRVGGSAQIKAMKKVAGTLRLDLAAFRELESFAQFGSDLDAITLAKLERGKRTVEVLKQDLNKPLKVEKQVAILYALTKGHLDDIPVQDIVRFENEFLSWLDTNHTNVLDHVRTTKELAPDAEYVEAINAFKKTFAKSE encoded by the coding sequence ATGGGCATCAAAGCTGAAGAAATCAGCAGTCTGATTAAACAGCAGATTGAAGGTTATCAATCGGAATTAAAAGTAAGCGAAGTAGGTACAGTTATCACTGTTGGTGACGGTATCGCTCGTGCTCATGGCCTCGACAACGCCATGGCTGGAGAGCTTTTAGAGTTCTCAAACGGTGTTATGGGTATGGCACAAAACCTAGAAGAAGGTAACGTTGGTATCGTAATTTTAGGAGACTACCTAGGCATCAAAGAAGGCGATGAGGTTCGTCGTACAGGTCGTATTATGGAAGTACCAGTTGGTGAAGCACTAATTGGCCGTGTTGTAAACCCACTTGGTATGCCAGTGGATGGATTAGGTCCAATCAACACAACAAAATCTCGTCCAATCGAAAGTCCAGCTTTCGGTGTAATGGCACGTAAATCAGTACATGAGCCATTACAAACAGGTATCAAAGCGATCGACGCTTTAGTACCAATCGGTCGTGGTCAACGTGAGTTAATCATCGGTGACCGTCAAGTTGGTAAAACATCAGTAGCGATCGATACAATCTTAAACCAACAAGGCGAAGATATGATTTGTATCTACGTTGCAATTGGTCAAAAAGAATCAACTGTACGTAACGTAGTTGAAACTTTCCGTAAACACGGTGCATTAGATTACACAATCGTTGTAACAGCTTCTGCATCACAACCAGCTCCATTACTATACCTTGCTCCTTTCGCAGGTGTATCTATGGCAGAAGAATTCATGTTAGATGGTAAGCACGTATTAATCGTGTATGATGACTTAACTAAACAAGCATCAGCATACCGTGAACTTTCACTTCTTCTACGCCGTCCTCCAGGTCGCGAAGCTTATCCTGGTGACGTGTTCTACTTACACAGCCGTCTACTTGAGCGTGCTGCGAAGTTAAACGAAACATACAAAAACGGTTCGATTACAGCGCTTCCATTCGTAGAAACGCAAGCGGGCGATATCTCTGCATATATCCCAACAAACGTAATCTCAATCACAGATGGTCAAATCTTCTTACAATCTGACTTATTCAACTCTGGTGTACGTCCTGCGATCAACGCTGGTTTATCAGTATCACGTGTAGGTGGTTCTGCTCAAATCAAAGCGATGAAAAAAGTAGCTGGTACATTACGTCTTGACTTAGCAGCATTCCGTGAGTTAGAGTCATTCGCTCAGTTCGGATCTGACTTAGACGCAATCACACTTGCTAAATTAGAGCGTGGTAAACGTACTGTTGAAGTTTTAAAACAAGACTTAAACAAACCACTTAAAGTTGAAAAACAAGTTGCGATCCTTTATGCATTAACTAAAGGTCACTTAGATGATATTCCAGTACAAGACATCGTTCGTTTCGAAAACGAATTCTTAAGCTGGTTAGATACAAACCACACAAATGTTTTAGATCATGTTCGTACAACTAAAGAACTTGCTCCAGACGCAGAGTATGTTGAAGCTATTAATGCGTTCAAAAAAACTTTCGCTAAATCTGAGTAA
- the atpG gene encoding ATP synthase F1 subunit gamma: MVNLREIKGRINSTKSTKQITKAMQMVSSSKLRRAEQNAKSYVPYMEKIQDVVGAIATGTKDSGHPMLTSRPVKKTAYLVIGSDRGLAGAYNSSILREVQSTIDKRHKSKDEYVVLVVGRVVRDYFVKRGHNVIADVVALPDQPSFADIKEIARNAVGMFIDGTYDELYMYYNHFVSAIQNEVTVKKVLPLTDIAPSSSNASYEFEPSGEAILEVLLPQYAESLIYGALLDGKASEHSARMTAMKNATDNANDLIADLSLQYNRARQAAITQEITEIVGGAAALE; the protein is encoded by the coding sequence GTGGTAAACTTACGCGAAATTAAAGGTCGTATTAACTCTACAAAGTCAACGAAACAAATTACGAAAGCGATGCAGATGGTTTCTTCTTCAAAGTTACGTCGTGCAGAGCAAAATGCTAAGTCTTACGTTCCATACATGGAAAAAATCCAGGACGTAGTAGGCGCAATTGCAACAGGTACTAAAGATAGCGGACATCCAATGTTAACTTCTCGTCCTGTTAAGAAAACAGCTTACTTAGTCATCGGTTCTGACCGTGGTTTAGCAGGTGCTTACAACTCAAGCATCTTACGTGAAGTACAAAGCACTATTGATAAACGTCACAAGTCTAAAGATGAGTACGTAGTTTTAGTAGTAGGTCGTGTTGTTCGTGATTACTTTGTAAAGCGTGGACACAATGTTATCGCAGATGTCGTTGCTCTTCCGGACCAACCATCATTTGCTGATATTAAAGAAATCGCTCGTAATGCTGTTGGTATGTTCATTGATGGTACGTATGATGAACTTTATATGTACTACAATCACTTCGTATCTGCAATTCAAAACGAAGTGACTGTGAAAAAAGTTCTTCCTTTAACTGATATTGCACCTTCTTCAAGCAATGCTTCTTATGAGTTTGAGCCATCAGGCGAAGCGATTTTAGAAGTATTACTTCCACAATATGCGGAAAGCTTAATTTACGGCGCTTTATTAGACGGAAAAGCGAGTGAACATTCAGCGCGTATGACAGCAATGAAAAACGCTACAGACAATGCAAACGATCTTATTGCAGACCTTTCTCTACAATATAACCGTGCACGTCAAGCGGCGATTACACAAGAAATTACAGAAATCGTTGGTGGAGCAGCTGCCTTAGAATAG
- the atpD gene encoding F0F1 ATP synthase subunit beta — protein sequence MNKGHVLQVMGPVVDVKFANGQLPDIYNALTVTIERPNEAPTTLALEVALHLGDDSVRTIAMSSTDGLQRGAEVTNSGAPISVPVGEATLGRVFNVLGEVIDLGEEIPADVRRDSIHREAPTFDQLSTTVEILETGIKVVDLLAPYIKGGKIGLFGGAGVGKTVLIQELINNIAQEHAGISVFAGVGERTREGNDLFFEMTDSGVIKQTAMVFGQMNEPPGARMRVALTGLTMAEFFRDEQGADVLLFIDNIFRFTQAGSEVSALLGRMPSAVGYQPTLATEMGKLQERITSTTKGSVTSIQAIYVPADDYTDPAPATTFAHLDATTNLERKLSEMGIYPAVDPLASTSRALSPEIVGPEHYAIATGVQRTIQRYRELQDIIAILGMDELSDEDKQTVERARRIQFFLSQNFHVAEQFTGQKGSYVPVKETVRSFKEILDGKWDHLPEDAFRLVGSIDEVIAKAKEMGVQV from the coding sequence ATGAACAAAGGACACGTTCTTCAAGTAATGGGTCCAGTAGTAGACGTAAAGTTTGCTAATGGTCAATTACCAGACATTTATAACGCATTAACAGTTACAATTGAACGTCCTAACGAAGCACCGACTACTCTTGCATTAGAAGTAGCGCTTCACTTAGGTGACGATTCTGTTCGTACAATTGCCATGTCATCTACTGATGGTTTACAACGTGGAGCAGAAGTAACAAACTCAGGAGCACCAATCTCGGTACCAGTTGGTGAAGCTACATTAGGTCGCGTATTTAACGTACTTGGTGAAGTTATCGACTTAGGTGAAGAAATTCCTGCTGATGTTCGTCGTGATTCTATTCACCGCGAAGCTCCAACATTCGATCAATTATCAACTACTGTAGAAATCCTTGAAACAGGTATCAAAGTAGTAGACTTATTAGCACCATACATCAAAGGTGGTAAAATCGGTCTATTCGGTGGTGCCGGCGTAGGTAAAACAGTATTAATCCAAGAATTAATCAACAACATCGCACAAGAGCACGCAGGTATTTCTGTATTCGCAGGTGTAGGTGAGCGTACTCGTGAGGGTAACGACCTATTCTTCGAGATGACAGATTCAGGCGTAATCAAACAAACTGCGATGGTATTCGGTCAAATGAACGAGCCACCTGGAGCACGTATGCGCGTAGCTTTAACTGGTTTAACAATGGCTGAGTTCTTCCGTGATGAGCAAGGTGCAGACGTACTTTTATTCATCGACAACATTTTCCGTTTCACACAAGCAGGTTCTGAGGTTTCTGCCCTATTAGGTCGTATGCCTTCAGCGGTAGGTTACCAACCAACACTTGCTACAGAAATGGGTAAATTACAAGAACGTATCACATCTACTACAAAAGGTTCTGTAACTTCGATCCAAGCGATTTACGTACCAGCCGATGACTATACTGACCCGGCTCCGGCTACAACTTTCGCCCACTTAGATGCAACAACTAACCTTGAGCGTAAATTATCTGAGATGGGTATCTATCCAGCGGTAGACCCATTAGCTTCGACTTCTCGTGCATTGTCACCGGAGATCGTTGGACCAGAACACTATGCAATCGCAACTGGTGTTCAACGTACAATCCAACGTTACCGTGAATTACAAGATATCATTGCTATCTTAGGTATGGATGAGTTATCTGATGAAGATAAACAAACTGTAGAACGTGCTCGTCGTATCCAGTTCTTCTTATCTCAAAACTTCCACGTAGCGGAGCAATTCACTGGTCAAAAAGGTTCTTATGTACCTGTTAAAGAAACTGTTCGTTCATTCAAGGAAATCCTTGATGGCAAATGGGATCACTTACCAGAAGATGCTTTCCGTCTAGTTGGTTCTATTGATGAAGTAATAGCGAAAGCTAAAGAAATGGGCGTACAAGTCTAA
- a CDS encoding F0F1 ATP synthase subunit epsilon, whose amino-acid sequence MKTVTVNIVTPDGSVYDSEVTMVIAKTTSGEIGVLAGHIPMVAPLTIGSVKLKKADGTTDVAAVSGGFIEVRPEKISILAPSAEVASTIDVARAKEALARAEGRLQKKQDDIDFNRAELSLKRAMNRINVHEGNI is encoded by the coding sequence ATGAAGACAGTAACAGTCAATATTGTCACTCCCGACGGCTCAGTATACGATTCAGAAGTAACGATGGTAATCGCTAAAACGACTTCAGGTGAAATTGGTGTCTTAGCTGGCCATATTCCTATGGTTGCTCCACTTACAATTGGTTCTGTGAAGCTTAAAAAAGCAGACGGCACTACAGATGTCGCAGCGGTTAGCGGTGGTTTCATTGAAGTTCGCCCTGAAAAAATCTCGATTTTAGCTCCTTCTGCAGAAGTTGCTTCTACGATCGATGTTGCCCGTGCTAAAGAAGCTTTAGCTCGTGCTGAAGGTCGCCTTCAAAAGAAACAAGATGACATCGATTTCAATCGTGCGGAATTATCTTTAAAACGTGCGATGAATCGTATCAATGTTCATGAGGGTAATATCTAA
- a CDS encoding DUF1146 family protein → MDLYVEAGQQAIVNVLAYIIFIGIALYALQGLRIEQLFKKGKTFQIQLFYILSSIVIGSIVADFFLNFLNWSQTIPYIFN, encoded by the coding sequence ATGGATTTATATGTCGAGGCTGGCCAACAAGCAATCGTTAATGTGTTAGCATATATTATATTTATAGGAATTGCCCTTTATGCATTACAAGGCTTAAGAATCGAACAATTATTTAAAAAAGGTAAAACTTTTCAAATTCAGCTCTTTTATATTTTGTCGAGTATTGTAATTGGTTCAATTGTTGCGGACTTCTTTTTAAACTTTTTAAACTGGTCGCAAACGATTCCCTATATCTTTAACTAA
- the murA gene encoding UDP-N-acetylglucosamine 1-carboxyvinyltransferase has protein sequence MERIIVTGGQTLKGTVRVEGAKNAVLPILAASLLASKDKNMIKDVPNLADVGTIGEVLKSLNAIVKYDVEKNEMMIDASMKLSSEAQFEFVSKMRASILVMGSLLARNGFARVALPGGCAIGSRPIELHLKGFEAMGAEISFGHGYVEAKVKDELKGAEIYLDFPSVGATENIMTAASLAKGTTIIENAAKEPEIVDLANFINAMGGRVIGAGTDTIRIEGVKELKGCEHYIIPDRIEAGTFMVAAAITRGDVLIENAVPEHMTALTAKMREMGVEVIEEDEGIRVRANDPLKAVDIKTMPHPGFPTDMQSQMMALMLTANGTSIITETVFENRFMHVEEFRRMNADAKIEGRSVFIEGGKKLQGAEVSATDLRAAAALILTGLVSEGVTRVTKLHHLDRGYVDFHKKLASLGAQIERIDSEEEVLQEIVVTV, from the coding sequence GTGGAGAGAATTATTGTTACTGGGGGTCAGACGCTAAAAGGCACAGTACGCGTTGAAGGCGCAAAAAATGCTGTATTACCGATTTTAGCTGCTTCTCTGTTAGCTTCTAAAGATAAAAATATGATTAAAGATGTACCAAACTTAGCGGATGTCGGTACTATTGGTGAAGTATTAAAAAGTTTAAATGCGATTGTCAAATATGATGTCGAGAAAAACGAAATGATGATTGATGCCTCTATGAAGCTATCAAGTGAAGCACAATTCGAGTTTGTAAGTAAAATGCGTGCATCCATTTTAGTAATGGGTTCACTATTGGCACGTAATGGTTTTGCGCGTGTAGCATTACCAGGCGGCTGTGCAATTGGATCTCGTCCAATCGAACTTCATTTAAAAGGCTTCGAAGCTATGGGTGCAGAGATTTCCTTTGGTCATGGCTATGTCGAAGCAAAAGTAAAAGATGAACTAAAAGGCGCAGAAATCTATTTAGACTTCCCAAGCGTTGGAGCTACTGAAAATATTATGACAGCAGCCTCTTTAGCAAAAGGAACGACAATTATTGAAAATGCAGCGAAAGAACCTGAAATAGTAGATTTGGCAAACTTTATTAACGCAATGGGTGGCCGTGTCATTGGTGCCGGTACTGATACGATTCGTATTGAAGGCGTTAAAGAATTAAAAGGCTGCGAACATTATATTATTCCAGATCGAATTGAAGCTGGTACATTTATGGTAGCTGCTGCAATTACTCGCGGAGATGTATTAATTGAAAACGCTGTACCTGAGCATATGACAGCACTAACTGCAAAAATGCGTGAAATGGGCGTAGAAGTTATCGAAGAAGATGAAGGCATCCGTGTGCGCGCGAATGACCCATTAAAAGCGGTTGATATTAAAACGATGCCACACCCGGGTTTCCCTACAGATATGCAATCACAAATGATGGCATTAATGTTAACGGCAAACGGTACGAGTATTATTACGGAAACTGTTTTTGAAAATCGTTTTATGCATGTTGAAGAATTTCGTCGCATGAATGCAGACGCAAAGATTGAAGGGCGTTCTGTATTTATTGAAGGTGGCAAAAAACTTCAAGGTGCCGAAGTGTCAGCGACAGATTTACGTGCAGCAGCAGCACTAATTTTAACTGGTCTCGTATCGGAAGGCGTAACTCGTGTTACAAAGTTACATCATTTAGATCGTGGCTATGTGGATTTCCACAAAAAACTAGCTTCTTTAGGTGCTCAAATCGAGCGTATCGATTCAGAAGAAGAAGTTTTACAAGAAATCGTTGTAACAGTTTAA
- the spoIID gene encoding stage II sporulation protein D, which translates to MPEPPESTSCPLFIKMNNTTVPIEDYLIGVIAGEMPASFHMEALKAQAIASRTYVLRQTDYGKKPILTTTAHQVYNDQELREEKWKTTFAENEEKITDAVKQTANQILTYNDELITAMFHASSFQYTESAENYSGNPIPYLTATTSPEQLNQEQTMYTFAELNKKLKQNFSKAQLQNAKLQRNDTGRIEQITIHKKTWSGREVRTLLNLRSTNFTWEPTAAGIAIKTYGYGHGVGMSQYGANTMAQDGLTAEKILAHYYPSTTIKSINYCKK; encoded by the coding sequence ATGCCTGAACCACCAGAATCTACTTCTTGTCCATTATTTATCAAGATGAATAATACTACAGTTCCAATCGAAGACTATTTAATTGGTGTAATTGCAGGGGAAATGCCTGCAAGTTTTCATATGGAAGCATTAAAAGCCCAGGCAATTGCCTCCCGAACTTATGTATTGAGGCAGACCGATTACGGGAAAAAACCGATTCTTACAACAACAGCCCATCAAGTTTACAATGATCAGGAATTGCGGGAAGAAAAATGGAAGACCACCTTTGCTGAAAATGAAGAAAAAATAACAGACGCCGTCAAACAAACAGCCAACCAAATTCTTACCTATAATGATGAATTGATTACAGCCATGTTTCATGCATCATCCTTTCAATATACCGAGTCAGCTGAAAACTATAGCGGAAATCCGATTCCCTACTTAACAGCAACCACTTCGCCGGAACAGTTAAATCAAGAACAAACAATGTATACATTTGCAGAGTTAAATAAAAAACTCAAACAAAATTTCTCGAAGGCCCAGCTTCAAAATGCAAAGTTACAGCGAAATGACACGGGCCGCATTGAGCAAATTACCATTCATAAAAAAACATGGTCGGGCAGGGAAGTGCGTACACTTTTAAACTTGCGGTCGACGAATTTCACATGGGAACCGACAGCTGCCGGTATTGCAATTAAAACTTATGGATACGGGCATGGGGTAGGGATGAGCCAATATGGGGCAAATACGATGGCACAGGACGGTTTAACGGCGGAAAAGATCCTTGCTCATTACTATCCATCG